In a single window of the Patescibacteria group bacterium genome:
- the rpsJ gene encoding 30S ribosomal protein S10, with product MATELKKTKKDEETRQRIRIKIRAYDHKIIDQSTRTIIETAQRTGASVRGPVPLPTEKTKYTVNRSTFVHKDAREQYEMRVHKRLVDIYEPTPKTIEALTNLNLPAGVDVEIKM from the coding sequence ATGGCTACCGAACTGAAGAAAACGAAGAAGGATGAGGAGACTCGCCAGCGCATCCGCATCAAGATCCGGGCGTATGATCACAAGATCATCGACCAGTCCACGCGGACGATCATTGAGACGGCGCAGCGCACAGGAGCTTCCGTCCGCGGCCCGGTGCCGTTGCCGACGGAGAAGACCAAGTACACCGTCAACCGCTCCACGTTCGTCCACAAGGACGCCCGCGAGCAGTACGAGATGAGGGTTCACAAGCGGCTGGTCGACATCTACGAGCCGACGCCGAAGACCATCGAGGCTCTGACGAATCTGAATCTTCCGGCCGGCGTGGACGTGGAGATCAAGATGTAG